A genomic stretch from Candidatus Binataceae bacterium includes:
- the hisH gene encoding imidazole glycerol phosphate synthase subunit HisH, with protein sequence MIAIVDYKAGNLTSVARALEHLGHPCEVTDRPERVRAADRAILPGVGAAGATMDNLRALGLDQVLRDDIVRAGKPFLGICIGIQVLLDRSEEDDAHCLGIVAGRVVRFPAAVDGRPLKVPQIGWNRVRQTRPHPVFGGVPDNTHFYFVNSYYPVPGDPAVVIATSDHGVPFCAAIARDNVIATQFHLEKSGAAGLRLLDNFCRLKI encoded by the coding sequence ATGATCGCGATAGTTGACTACAAGGCCGGAAACCTCACCAGCGTCGCGCGGGCGCTCGAGCATCTCGGCCATCCGTGCGAGGTTACCGACCGCCCCGAGCGCGTGCGCGCTGCCGACCGCGCGATCCTGCCCGGCGTCGGCGCCGCGGGCGCCACGATGGACAACCTGCGCGCGCTCGGACTCGATCAGGTGCTCCGCGACGATATCGTTCGCGCGGGCAAGCCGTTCCTCGGCATCTGCATCGGAATCCAGGTGCTGCTCGACCGCTCCGAGGAGGACGACGCGCACTGTCTCGGCATCGTTGCGGGCCGCGTGGTGCGATTTCCCGCGGCGGTGGACGGCCGTCCGCTCAAGGTGCCGCAGATCGGATGGAACCGCGTGCGCCAGACGCGCCCGCATCCGGTTTTCGGCGGCGTCCCCGACAACACCCACTTCTATTTCGTCAACTCCTACTACCCGGTTCCCGGCGATCCGGCAGTGGTGATCGCGACCAGCGATCACGGGGTCCCGTTTTGCGCGGCGATCGCGCGCGACAACGTCATCGCCACCCAGTTCCACCTCGAAAAGAGCGGCGCCGCCGGGTTGCGTCTGCTCGACAACTTCTGCCGCCTGAAGATCTGA
- a CDS encoding rubrerythrin family protein, with the protein MKNLKGTKTHTNLKEAFAGESQANRRYLYFAKVADVEGQPEIAGLFRDTAEGETGHAHGHLDYLKQVGDPATDQPIGDTMANLKSAVHGETYEYTNMYPGMAKTAREEGFEEVADWFETLAKAEKSHAGRFQKATSTL; encoded by the coding sequence ATGAAGAATCTTAAGGGCACCAAGACGCACACCAACCTTAAGGAAGCCTTTGCCGGCGAAAGTCAGGCCAATCGGCGCTACCTGTACTTCGCCAAGGTTGCCGACGTCGAAGGCCAGCCGGAAATCGCGGGGCTCTTCCGTGACACTGCCGAGGGCGAGACCGGGCACGCTCATGGACACCTCGACTATCTCAAGCAGGTGGGCGATCCCGCCACCGACCAGCCGATCGGCGACACCATGGCCAATCTGAAGTCGGCCGTTCACGGCGAGACCTACGAATACACCAACATGTATCCGGGAATGGCGAAGACCGCTCGCGAAGAGGGCTTTGAAGAGGTCGCGGACTGGTTCGAGACCCTCGCCAAGGCCGAGAAATCTCACGCCGGCCGCTTCCAGAAGGCCACGAGCACGCTGTAG
- a CDS encoding FAD-binding oxidoreductase encodes MESFDFIVVGCGIAGASAGYELAAHARVLVLERESQPGYHTTGRSAALFVQTHGPAVIRALSRGAKNFFLNPPAGFTEHPLLTERGMLLIGRGDQSDLLEKSFAQSSRHIAGVRRLDAKGACSLVPLLREDYLAGAVLDPEAMDMDVHAIHWGFIGGMRARGGRLITGAELTGLSREGDKWSVRTAAGDFAAPVVVNAAGAWCDVVGAMAGAAPIGLVPKRRTAFIFDPPPGAQIAKWPSVIDVGEEFYFKPDAGKFLGSPADQTPMEPCDAQPDDFDVAVAVDRIQRAARIPVTHINRKWAGLRSFVADGCPVVGYDPRVAGFFWLAGQGGYGIETSPSMGRLCASLALGHGVPSDLAAQGVTEAVLSPTRITREQL; translated from the coding sequence ATGGAGAGTTTCGATTTCATAGTCGTGGGCTGCGGTATCGCGGGCGCATCGGCCGGATATGAACTGGCGGCGCATGCGCGAGTCCTGGTGCTCGAGCGCGAAAGCCAGCCCGGCTACCATACGACCGGCCGCTCCGCGGCGCTCTTCGTCCAGACCCACGGTCCCGCGGTGATTCGCGCGCTGAGCCGCGGCGCGAAAAACTTCTTTCTCAACCCGCCCGCCGGATTCACGGAACATCCATTGCTGACCGAGCGCGGGATGCTGCTGATCGGGCGCGGCGACCAGTCCGATTTGCTCGAAAAGAGTTTTGCGCAGTCCTCGCGGCACATCGCCGGCGTGCGCCGACTCGACGCGAAGGGCGCCTGCAGCCTCGTGCCGCTGCTGAGAGAAGACTACCTCGCCGGCGCCGTGCTCGATCCCGAAGCGATGGACATGGACGTGCACGCGATCCACTGGGGATTCATCGGGGGGATGCGGGCGCGCGGCGGCCGACTCATAACCGGCGCCGAGCTGACTGGTCTCTCACGCGAGGGCGACAAGTGGAGCGTGCGGACCGCAGCCGGCGATTTCGCCGCGCCGGTCGTGGTCAATGCGGCCGGTGCATGGTGCGACGTGGTCGGCGCGATGGCCGGCGCGGCGCCGATCGGTCTCGTGCCCAAGCGGCGCACGGCATTTATTTTCGATCCGCCGCCCGGCGCGCAGATCGCCAAATGGCCCTCGGTGATCGACGTCGGCGAAGAATTCTATTTCAAGCCCGACGCGGGCAAATTCCTCGGCTCGCCGGCCGATCAGACGCCGATGGAACCGTGCGATGCGCAGCCCGACGACTTCGACGTCGCGGTCGCGGTGGACCGGATTCAGCGCGCGGCGCGAATTCCGGTAACACATATCAACCGCAAATGGGCAGGCCTGCGCTCGTTCGTCGCCGACGGATGCCCGGTCGTCGGTTATGACCCGCGGGTCGCGGGATTCTTCTGGCTGGCCGGCCAGGGCGGGTATGGAATCGAGACCTCGCCGTCGATGGGGCGGCTTTGCGCGAGCCTCGCGCTTGGCCACGGCGTTCCCTCCGATCTTGCCGCGCAGGGTGTGACCGAAGCCGTTCTATCGCCGACGCGAATCACGCGCGAGCAGCTTTAG
- the metH gene encoding methionine synthase yields the protein MRSTANRIRLLRDLMAAQIVIIDGAAGTSIQNMHLSAADFGGPQLEGCNENLVRTVPDKIRELHESFLDAGADIIETNTFGATSVVLAEYGLAGQAREINRLAASVARAAADAASTPRRPRFVAGSMGPTTKAISVTGGITFEQLADTYQEQAEGLIEGGVDLLLLETVQDTLNCKAGLIGIERALANAGVEVALAVSGTIETMGTLLAGQDIEAFYTSLANRALIWMGLNCATGPDFMTDHLRTLSEICRFDVACVPNAGLPDEEGRYNESPDSLAHKLERFVEAGWVNLIGGCCGTTPEHIRALARMAEGKRPRKPSSLRRSAVSGIEALVIDENTRPVIVGERTNVLGSRKFKRLIAGGKFEEAAEVGRLQVRRGAHVLDVCLQDPDRNEIADLTGFLEIEVKKVKVPLMIDTTDPAALEEALKRAPGKSIINSVNLEDGEDRFQRVVPIARRYGAALVVGCIDEDKQQAQAITRARKLAIAERSFRLLTERYGVEPEDIIFDPLVFPVGTGDRNYIGSAVETIEGIALIKAALPRCKTVLGISNVSFGLPEAGREVLNSVMLYHCVQAGLDLAIVNSEKLERYHAVPEEERRLAEDLIWWRGEDPIAAFAGYFRARKAKANVEQRRALPLDERLGLYILEGSKEGLFEDLDEALGSRSALEIINGPLMQGMDEVGRLFNANQMIVAEVLQSAEAMKAAVAHLEPHMEKAESARRGTIVLATVKGDVHDIGKNLVDIILSNNGYRVVNLGIKVPPEELIKACNEHRPDVIGLSGLLVKSAQMMVATAQDLKSAGIRCPMLVGGAALSARFTRMKIAPEYEGLVAYANDAMEGLDLANQLMDEERCAALRKSLEAETQRLLASAGKPAAPAPRAGPRASSVRQDVEIPLPPDLKPHVLRGYDLAEIFRYINPVMLYTRHLGLRNYEAALAAGEARAQELSAAVAAVEEVMLARADIGASAIYRFFPARSDGDRTVMVYSSDGKTVLESLTFGRQSDEPGLSLADYISPRSSGKTDYVCMFVTTIGTGVRALAEEWKERGEYLRSHILQILALEGAEAFAELLHQKIRQMWGFGDPPGITMKELHQAHYHGKRFSFGYPACPRLEDQEKLFRLLEVDKHAIGLKLTEGFMMDPESSVSAMVFHHPEARYFSLSAADSEALERELSPAPAGPPRAIASR from the coding sequence ATGAGAAGCACCGCAAACCGAATCAGGCTTTTGCGCGACTTGATGGCCGCGCAGATCGTCATTATCGACGGCGCCGCCGGCACCTCCATCCAGAACATGCATCTGTCGGCCGCCGACTTCGGCGGCCCGCAGCTCGAGGGCTGCAACGAAAACCTCGTACGCACGGTTCCCGACAAGATCCGCGAACTGCACGAGAGTTTCCTCGACGCCGGCGCCGACATTATCGAGACCAACACCTTCGGCGCGACCTCGGTCGTGCTGGCCGAGTACGGACTCGCCGGGCAAGCGCGCGAAATCAATCGCCTGGCCGCTTCGGTCGCGCGCGCCGCGGCCGACGCCGCCAGCACGCCCAGGCGGCCGCGCTTCGTAGCGGGCTCGATGGGACCGACGACCAAGGCGATCTCGGTCACGGGCGGAATCACTTTCGAGCAGCTGGCGGACACCTACCAGGAACAGGCCGAGGGTCTGATCGAAGGCGGCGTCGATCTGCTGCTGCTCGAGACGGTGCAGGACACGCTCAACTGCAAGGCCGGGCTTATCGGAATCGAGCGCGCGTTGGCAAATGCCGGTGTCGAGGTTGCGCTTGCGGTCTCGGGCACGATCGAGACGATGGGCACGCTGCTGGCGGGGCAGGACATCGAGGCCTTTTACACCTCGCTCGCCAATCGCGCGCTCATCTGGATGGGCCTCAACTGCGCAACCGGCCCCGATTTCATGACCGACCATCTGCGCACCCTCTCGGAAATCTGCCGCTTCGACGTCGCCTGCGTACCCAATGCGGGCCTGCCCGACGAGGAGGGCCGCTACAACGAGTCGCCCGACTCCCTCGCGCACAAGCTCGAGCGCTTCGTCGAGGCCGGATGGGTCAATCTGATCGGTGGATGCTGCGGGACCACGCCCGAGCATATCCGCGCGCTCGCGCGGATGGCCGAGGGCAAGCGGCCGCGCAAGCCGTCGAGCCTCCGCCGTTCCGCAGTCTCGGGAATCGAGGCGCTTGTGATCGACGAGAACACGCGCCCGGTGATCGTGGGCGAGCGCACGAACGTGCTGGGGAGCCGCAAGTTCAAGCGGCTGATCGCGGGGGGCAAGTTCGAGGAGGCGGCCGAGGTCGGCCGCCTGCAGGTGCGCCGCGGCGCCCACGTGCTCGACGTCTGCTTGCAGGACCCGGACCGCAACGAGATCGCGGACTTGACCGGGTTTCTCGAAATTGAAGTCAAGAAAGTCAAAGTTCCGCTGATGATCGATACGACCGACCCGGCCGCGCTCGAAGAGGCGCTCAAGCGCGCCCCGGGCAAGTCGATCATCAATTCGGTCAACCTCGAGGACGGCGAGGACCGGTTTCAGCGCGTGGTGCCGATCGCGCGACGCTACGGCGCGGCGCTGGTCGTCGGCTGCATCGACGAGGACAAGCAGCAGGCGCAGGCGATCACGCGCGCACGCAAACTCGCGATCGCCGAACGCTCGTTCCGGCTCCTGACCGAACGCTACGGCGTCGAACCCGAGGATATCATTTTCGATCCGCTGGTGTTCCCCGTCGGCACCGGCGACCGGAACTATATCGGCTCCGCCGTCGAGACCATCGAGGGCATCGCGCTCATCAAGGCTGCGCTCCCGCGCTGCAAGACCGTGCTCGGCATCTCCAACGTCTCCTTCGGCTTGCCCGAGGCGGGACGCGAGGTGCTTAACTCGGTGATGCTCTATCACTGCGTGCAGGCCGGGCTGGACCTCGCGATCGTCAACTCCGAGAAGCTCGAGCGTTACCATGCGGTGCCCGAAGAGGAGCGGCGCCTCGCCGAGGACTTGATCTGGTGGCGCGGCGAAGACCCGATCGCGGCCTTCGCGGGCTACTTCCGCGCGCGCAAGGCCAAGGCCAACGTCGAGCAGAGGCGCGCGCTGCCACTGGATGAGCGGCTCGGACTCTACATCCTCGAAGGCTCCAAGGAAGGGCTCTTCGAGGACCTCGACGAGGCGCTCGGCTCGCGCTCGGCGCTCGAGATCATCAACGGCCCGCTGATGCAGGGGATGGACGAGGTCGGGCGGCTGTTCAACGCCAACCAGATGATCGTGGCCGAGGTGCTGCAGTCGGCCGAGGCGATGAAGGCCGCGGTGGCCCATCTCGAGCCGCACATGGAGAAGGCCGAAAGCGCGAGGCGCGGGACGATCGTGCTGGCAACCGTCAAGGGCGACGTCCATGACATCGGCAAGAACCTCGTCGACATCATTCTCAGCAACAACGGCTACCGGGTCGTCAATCTCGGCATCAAGGTGCCGCCCGAGGAGCTGATCAAAGCCTGTAACGAGCATCGCCCCGACGTCATCGGGCTCTCCGGGCTTCTGGTGAAGTCGGCGCAGATGATGGTGGCGACGGCGCAGGACTTGAAGAGCGCGGGCATCCGGTGCCCGATGCTGGTCGGCGGGGCCGCGCTATCGGCGCGCTTCACGCGGATGAAGATCGCGCCCGAGTACGAAGGACTGGTCGCCTACGCCAACGACGCGATGGAAGGGCTCGACCTGGCCAATCAACTGATGGATGAAGAACGGTGCGCCGCGCTGCGCAAAAGCCTGGAGGCCGAAACGCAAAGGCTGCTCGCGAGCGCGGGCAAACCCGCGGCGCCTGCGCCGCGCGCCGGCCCCCGCGCCTCGAGCGTGCGCCAGGACGTCGAAATTCCGCTGCCGCCCGATTTGAAGCCCCACGTTCTCCGCGGCTACGACCTCGCCGAGATCTTCCGCTACATCAACCCGGTGATGCTCTATACACGCCACCTGGGGCTGCGCAACTACGAAGCCGCGCTCGCCGCGGGCGAGGCGCGGGCGCAGGAATTGAGCGCGGCGGTCGCCGCGGTCGAAGAGGTGATGCTCGCGCGCGCGGACATCGGGGCCAGCGCGATCTATCGATTCTTCCCCGCACGCTCGGACGGCGACCGCACCGTGATGGTATATTCGTCCGACGGCAAGACGGTGCTCGAGAGCCTGACCTTCGGCCGCCAGAGCGACGAGCCGGGACTCTCCCTTGCCGACTACATCTCTCCGCGCTCATCGGGCAAGACCGACTACGTCTGCATGTTCGTAACCACGATCGGCACGGGCGTGCGCGCTCTCGCCGAGGAATGGAAGGAGCGCGGTGAATACCTGCGCTCGCACATCCTGCAAATCCTCGCTCTCGAAGGGGCGGAGGCTTTCGCCGAGCTGCTGCATCAGAAGATCCGGCAGATGTGGGGATTCGGCGATCCGCCGGGAATCACGATGAAGGAGCTGCATCAGGCGCACTATCACGGCAAGCGCTTCTCATTCGGATACCCGGCCTGCCCGCGCCTTGAAGATCAGGAAAAGCTCTTCCGCCTGCTCGAAGTCGACAAACACGCGATCGGCCTCAAGCTCACCGAGGGCTTCATGATGGACCCCGAGAGCTCGGTGAGCGCGATGGTGTTTCATCATCCGGAAGCGCGCTACTTCAGTCTGTCCGCCGCCGATAGCGAGGCGCTCGAGCGCGAGTTGAGTCCCGCGCCGGCGGGCCCGCCGCGTGCGATAGCGTCGCGATAG
- the xth gene encoding exodeoxyribonuclease III: MKIASFNVNGITARLPNLLRWLAEARPDVACLQELKIPHDRFPEAAIREAGYGVIWHGQKSFNGVAILARGADPVEVRRVLPGDPDDLHSRYIEGRIQGQTGGVLVGCLYLPNGNPAPGPKFDYKLGWLRRLEDHAETLLAQNSPVVLAGDYNVIPTELDVFAPERWVDDALFRPESREAFARLLARGWTDALRKMHPEERIYTFWDYFRNHFGNDRGLRIDHLLLSPSLAPRLVAAGVDREVRGWEKASDHAPTWAQLAD; encoded by the coding sequence TTGAAGATCGCCTCTTTCAACGTGAACGGCATTACCGCGCGCCTGCCGAACCTTCTGCGCTGGCTCGCCGAAGCCAGGCCCGACGTCGCGTGCCTTCAGGAACTCAAGATCCCGCACGACCGGTTTCCCGAGGCCGCGATTCGCGAGGCGGGCTACGGCGTCATCTGGCACGGCCAGAAGAGCTTCAATGGCGTCGCGATCCTTGCGCGCGGCGCCGATCCGGTGGAGGTTCGCCGCGTCTTGCCGGGCGATCCGGATGATCTGCATAGCCGCTATATCGAGGGAAGAATCCAGGGACAGACCGGGGGCGTGCTCGTCGGATGCCTTTATCTCCCCAATGGCAATCCCGCGCCCGGGCCGAAGTTCGATTACAAGCTCGGATGGCTCCGCCGGCTCGAGGACCACGCCGAGACGCTCCTCGCCCAGAATTCCCCGGTTGTTCTGGCCGGCGACTACAATGTGATTCCCACCGAGCTCGACGTCTTCGCGCCGGAACGCTGGGTCGATGACGCTTTGTTCCGGCCCGAGTCGCGTGAGGCCTTCGCCCGGCTGCTCGCGCGCGGCTGGACCGACGCGCTGCGCAAGATGCATCCCGAGGAGCGCATATATACCTTCTGGGATTACTTTCGAAATCATTTCGGGAACGATCGCGGGCTGCGCATCGATCATCTTCTGCTCAGTCCCTCCCTTGCGCCGCGGCTCGTCGCTGCAGGTGTCGATCGCGAGGTTCGCGGCTGGGAGAAAGCGAGCGATCACGCCCCGACCTGGGCGCAACTCGCCGACTGA
- a CDS encoding DUF1499 domain-containing protein, with the protein MITAWLSILDAILAVLLLGIGVVAAHLGLVPPMTGFLAFLLSFAVGVLAMLFGLIGIARTAAPARRPGRPKAVGGFVLGLLVAVPVGLTMWRWMSMPYPEINDITTDYDNPPEFVKPPDMAADSMKYDRAKFQPVQSNEYPKLDPLRLDEKPEDAFAKVKAAANTYPGWVIVFVDPATHTIEGVETSYLFRFRDDFVIQVRPGSNPDSSLVEMRSRSRDGKGDFGVNYNRIRGFFAMLKPGGGEAAPASPS; encoded by the coding sequence ATGATCACGGCCTGGCTTTCGATCTTGGACGCGATACTTGCCGTACTGCTCCTGGGAATCGGCGTCGTAGCCGCCCATCTAGGGCTGGTTCCGCCGATGACCGGCTTTCTCGCTTTTCTGCTGAGCTTTGCCGTCGGGGTGCTGGCGATGCTCTTCGGCCTCATCGGTATCGCGCGCACCGCCGCGCCCGCGCGCAGGCCCGGGCGGCCCAAGGCCGTAGGCGGTTTCGTGCTCGGTCTGCTGGTCGCCGTCCCGGTTGGCTTGACGATGTGGCGCTGGATGTCGATGCCGTATCCCGAGATCAACGACATCACCACCGACTACGACAACCCGCCGGAGTTCGTTAAACCGCCGGATATGGCGGCGGACTCGATGAAGTACGACCGCGCCAAGTTCCAGCCCGTGCAGAGCAACGAATACCCGAAGCTCGATCCGCTGCGGCTCGACGAGAAGCCCGAAGACGCGTTCGCCAAGGTGAAAGCCGCGGCCAACACGTATCCGGGATGGGTAATCGTCTTCGTCGATCCGGCTACGCATACGATCGAAGGCGTCGAGACCTCGTATCTCTTCCGCTTTCGCGACGATTTCGTGATCCAGGTGCGCCCGGGCTCCAATCCCGACAGCAGCTTGGTTGAGATGCGCTCGCGCTCGCGCGACGGGAAGGGCGACTTCGGCGTCAACTACAACCGGATCCGCGGGTTCTTCGCGATGCTGAAGCCGGGCGGCGGCGAGGCCGCGCCGGCGTCGCCGTCGTAG
- a CDS encoding D-aminoacylase, with protein MSTDRWDIVIRGARIFEGTGAPPFHGSLAVCGDRIAAVGEIESAAALEIDARGLALAPGFIDVHSHDDFAVLATPAMDFKLMQGVTTEVVGNCGMGAAPYPAVREHFGIFFGAATISGWEGYRGYLKMVEDAPPSLNVAVLVGHNTIRAAAMGMARRAPTRDERRAMREMVREGLEAGAVGFSTGLIYEPGRHSATEEVIELAREVAAAGGVYATHMRNEASGLPDAVREAIRIGRESGARVQISHHKAAGKRNWGRVRESIELIEHARAEGLDVTADQYPYTSGSTLLAAVLHNNVFSAQGDGGGIPRIEPECVLIASAPLHPEYEGRTIAEIAAQLGLAPEDAARKVDADERHNAIAILDMMDEGDVRTVMRHPTTMIGSDGIPLGGKPHPRLYGTFARVLGRYARELGLLTVEDAVYRMTGMPARKFGLAGRGVLRAGAFADLVIFDPATVIDTGSFSDPKRYPDGIAQVFVNGVAVVANGRHTGARPGRALRRS; from the coding sequence ATGAGCACCGATCGCTGGGACATCGTCATCCGCGGCGCGCGGATCTTCGAGGGCACGGGCGCCCCGCCGTTTCATGGCAGTCTCGCGGTGTGCGGCGATCGAATCGCGGCGGTAGGTGAAATCGAGAGCGCGGCGGCGCTCGAGATCGACGCGCGCGGCCTTGCGCTCGCGCCAGGCTTCATCGACGTTCACAGCCACGACGACTTCGCGGTGCTGGCCACGCCCGCGATGGACTTCAAGCTGATGCAGGGCGTCACCACGGAAGTGGTCGGCAACTGCGGGATGGGTGCGGCTCCGTACCCGGCAGTGCGCGAGCACTTTGGTATCTTTTTTGGCGCCGCGACGATATCCGGATGGGAGGGCTATCGCGGCTATCTCAAAATGGTCGAAGACGCGCCGCCAAGCCTCAACGTCGCGGTGCTCGTCGGGCACAACACGATCCGCGCCGCTGCGATGGGGATGGCGCGGCGCGCGCCGACGCGCGACGAGCGGCGCGCGATGCGCGAAATGGTGCGCGAAGGACTCGAAGCGGGCGCCGTCGGCTTTTCCACCGGGCTCATCTATGAGCCGGGTCGGCACTCGGCGACGGAAGAAGTTATCGAGCTCGCGCGCGAGGTCGCCGCGGCTGGCGGAGTTTACGCGACGCACATGCGCAACGAGGCCTCGGGCCTCCCCGACGCTGTGCGCGAAGCGATTCGGATCGGCCGCGAATCCGGCGCGCGCGTCCAGATCTCGCATCACAAGGCCGCGGGAAAAAGAAACTGGGGCCGCGTGCGCGAGTCGATCGAACTTATCGAGCACGCGCGCGCCGAAGGCCTCGACGTGACCGCGGACCAGTATCCTTACACTTCGGGCAGCACGCTGCTCGCGGCGGTGCTGCACAACAACGTCTTCAGCGCGCAGGGCGATGGCGGGGGAATCCCGCGGATTGAGCCGGAATGCGTGCTGATCGCCTCCGCGCCGCTGCATCCGGAATACGAGGGCCGCACGATCGCGGAAATCGCTGCGCAGCTCGGTCTCGCGCCCGAAGATGCCGCGCGCAAGGTCGATGCCGACGAGCGGCATAACGCGATCGCGATCCTCGACATGATGGACGAGGGCGACGTGCGGACCGTGATGCGACATCCGACGACCATGATCGGATCCGACGGGATTCCGCTGGGCGGCAAGCCTCATCCGCGCCTGTACGGGACGTTTGCGCGCGTGCTCGGCCGTTACGCGCGCGAGCTGGGATTGCTCACGGTGGAAGATGCGGTGTACCGGATGACCGGGATGCCGGCGCGGAAATTCGGCCTCGCCGGCCGTGGCGTGCTGCGCGCCGGCGCCTTTGCCGATCTTGTGATCTTCGATCCGGCGACGGTAATCGACACCGGGAGTTTCAGCGATCCCAAGCGCTATCCGGACGGCATCGCGCAGGTCTTCGTCAACGGCGTCGCGGTGGTCGCAAACGGCCGCCATACCGGTGCCCGCCCCGGCCGCGCGCTGCGCCGCTCCTAG
- a CDS encoding LLM class flavin-dependent oxidoreductase — protein MQKTRVALAFSIMPDSPLEKVIEWTREAEDMGYTAVFMTEANNDSLACSLALGMQTRRIGLGTAITNIYLRHPALLANEAATVHQLTGGRFILGLGTGHGEGNSRLGIEMGQPMAKMRETVVTLRKMLEGGGTGPKISGKLPLYLAGVSRPMVRMAGEIADGVIFNFFPPARVREALGEVAEGARAAGREPAAVEPVLFATAFIADDLEAARRPARTLLSRYGALRFYGNMMAKAGFEREIAVIRAARGDAAAALAAVSDPMIDATLLVGSEGRVRERLAELSAPGIGTAIVFVNPVNEAREAAVRRLMRALRP, from the coding sequence ATGCAGAAAACCAGGGTCGCTCTTGCCTTTTCAATAATGCCCGACAGTCCGCTCGAGAAGGTCATCGAGTGGACGCGCGAGGCCGAAGATATGGGCTATACCGCGGTCTTCATGACCGAGGCGAATAACGACTCGCTCGCCTGTTCGCTCGCGCTGGGAATGCAGACGCGGCGCATCGGGCTCGGCACCGCGATCACCAACATCTACCTGCGCCATCCGGCGCTGCTCGCCAACGAGGCCGCAACCGTCCATCAGCTTACCGGCGGACGCTTCATCCTGGGCCTCGGCACCGGCCACGGCGAGGGCAACTCGCGCCTCGGGATCGAAATGGGGCAGCCGATGGCGAAGATGCGCGAGACGGTGGTGACGCTGCGCAAGATGCTCGAGGGCGGCGGCACCGGGCCGAAGATCAGCGGCAAGCTGCCTCTCTATCTTGCCGGCGTTTCGCGCCCGATGGTGCGGATGGCGGGCGAGATCGCCGACGGCGTGATTTTCAATTTCTTTCCGCCCGCGCGGGTGCGCGAGGCGCTCGGCGAAGTCGCGGAAGGGGCGCGCGCGGCCGGCCGCGAGCCGGCCGCGGTCGAGCCGGTGCTGTTCGCGACCGCGTTCATCGCCGACGACCTCGAAGCGGCGCGCCGACCGGCGCGCACGCTGCTGTCGCGCTACGGAGCTCTGCGGTTTTACGGCAACATGATGGCGAAGGCCGGTTTCGAGCGCGAGATTGCGGTGATACGCGCGGCGCGCGGCGACGCCGCCGCCGCACTCGCCGCGGTGAGCGACCCGATGATCGACGCGACGCTGCTGGTCGGATCGGAGGGGCGGGTGCGCGAGCGGCTGGCCGAGCTGAGCGCGCCGGGCATCGGCACGGCGATCGTGTTCGTCAACCCGGTCAACGAGGCGCGCGAGGCCGCGGTGCGCCGCCTGATGCGGGCGCTACGTCCGTAG